One Aquarana catesbeiana isolate 2022-GZ linkage group LG06, ASM4218655v1, whole genome shotgun sequence genomic region harbors:
- the LOC141146629 gene encoding hemoglobin subunit beta-3-like: protein MVHWTAEEKAVINSVWQKVDVEQDGHEALTRLFIVYPWTQRYFSTFGDLSSPAAIAGNPKVHAHGKKILGAIDNAIHHLDNVKGTLHDLSKEHANQLHVDPVNFRRLGEVLIVVLGEKLGKAFSPQVQQVWEKFIAVLVDALSHSYH from the exons atggttcactggaCTGCTGAAGAGAAAGCCGTCATCAACTCTGTGTGGCAGAAGGTCGATGTTGAACAGGATGGACATGAAGCACTTACCAG GCTGTTTATAGTCTACCCCTGGACCCAGAGGTATTTCAGCACCTTTGGAGATCTCTCCAGTCCAGCTGCAATTGCTGGTAATCCTAAGGTGCACGCCCATGGCAAGAAGATTCTGGGAGCTATTGACAATGCCATCCATCACCTAGACAATGTGAAGGGCACTCTGCATGACCTCAGTAAAGAACATGCTAACCAACTGCATGTGGATCCTGTGAACTTTAGG CGTCTTGGAGAAGTGTTGATTGTTGTCCTGGGTGAAAAACTGggaaaagcctttagtcctcaagtCCAGCAAGTATGGGAGAAGTTCATTGCTGTCCTGGTTGATGCTCTTAGCCACAGCTATCACTAA